Proteins encoded together in one Lathyrus oleraceus cultivar Zhongwan6 chromosome 5, CAAS_Psat_ZW6_1.0, whole genome shotgun sequence window:
- the LOC127084669 gene encoding probable amino acid permease 7 gives MMDVKNSRQITTTAPDAYDDDGRAKRTGNLKSAVAHIITAIIGSGVLSLAWSIAQLGWIGGPLALLCCAIATYISSIILSDCYRSPDPVTGKRNYSYIDAVRVNLGMKRTYVAGFLQFLSLYVTSIAYVITTGTSLRAILKSNCYHKLGHDAPCSYGGNLYMGLFGLVEIVMSFIPDLHNMAWVSVIAAIMSFSYSLIGLGLGIATIIKNGRIMGSLTGVQTANIADKIWLIFQAIGDISFSYPYPMLLLEIQDTLESPPSENQTMKKASVTSLVITTFFCLCCGCFGYAAFGNDAPGNLLTGFGFYEPFWLIDFANVCIIIHLVGGYQIYSQPIYSAADRWCSKKFPKSGFVNDFHIVKLPLLPAFKINLYRFCFRTIYVISTAGLAILFPYFNQVLGVLGGINFWPLAIYFPVEMYFVQMKIGAWTKKWIVLRIFSFACFLVTMVGLIGSLEGIIREKLK, from the exons ATGATGGATGTGAAAAACTCTCGACAAATAACAACAACTGCTCCTGATGCTTATGATGATGATGGACGTGCCAAAAGGACTG GAAATCTGAAAAGTGCTGTGGCTCATATCATCACAGCTATTATTGGGTCTGGTGTTTTGTCCTTGGCGTGGAGTATTGCTCAATTAGGATGGATTGGAGGGCCACTTGCCTTGCTTTGTTGTGCAATAGCTACCTATATTTCTTCAATCATTTTGTCTGATTGTTACAGAAGTCCTGACCCGGTAACTGGGAAAAGAAACTACTCTTATATCGATGCTGTTAGAGTCAATCTTG GTATGAAAAGAACATATGTGGCTGGTTTCCTTCAATTCTTGAGCTTGTATGTCACTTCTATTGCCTATGTAATAACCACAGGGACCAGTTTGAG GGCTATTTTGAAATCAAATTGTTATCACAAATTAGGACATGACGCTCCTTGTAGTTACGGTGGTAATTTATATATGGGGCTGTTTGGACTTGTTGAGATTGTAATGTCATTCATACCGGATCTCCATAACATGGCTTGGGTTTCAGTTATTGCCGCAATAATGTCATTTTCATACTCATTGATTGGACTGGGACTTGGCATAGCAACAATCATAA AAAATGGAAGAATTATGGGAAGTTTGACAGGAGTACAAACTGCTAATATTGCTGACAAAATCTGGTTAATCTTCCAGGCAATTGGTGACATTAGCTTTTCCTATCCATACCCAATGCTCCTTCTTGAGATACAG GACACTCTAGAGTCTCCTCCATCAGAGAATCAAACCATGAAAAAGGCCTCCGTGACTTCACTCGTCATTACAACATTCTTCTGCCTATGCTGTGGATGCTTTGGATATGCAGCTTTTGGAAATGATGCGCCAGGAAATCTATTGACAGGGTTTGGATTTTACGAGCCTTTCTGGCTTATTGACTTTGCCAATGTTTGTATTATCATTCATTTGGTTGGAGGATATCAG ATATACAGTCAACCAATATATAGTGCTGCTGATAGATGGTGTTCAAAAAAATTTCCCAAGAGTGGCTTTGTGAATGATTTCCACATAGTGAAACTCCCTCTATTACCGGCTTTTAAGATAAATCTTTACAGGTTTTGTTTTAGAACAATCTACGTGATTTCAACCGCTGGACTTGCAATTTTATTCCCTTACTTCAACCAAGTTCTTGGAGTTTTAGGAGGCATAAATTTCTGGCCATTGGCTATATATTTCCCAGTTGAGATGTACTTTGTACAGATGAAAATTGGAGCTTGGACTAAAAAATGGATTGTTCTGAGGATATTTAGCTTTGCATGCTTTCTTGTCACAATGGTAGGATTAATTGGATCACTTGAAGGAATCATACGTGAGAAACTCAAGTAA